A segment of the Manis javanica isolate MJ-LG chromosome 10, MJ_LKY, whole genome shotgun sequence genome:
ctcaacaaacaaaaaatcaaataatccaattaaaaaataggcacaggatctgaagacacttctccaaagaagaaattcagatggccaacagacacatgaaaagatgctccacatcactaatcatcagagaaatgcaaattaaaaccacaatgagatatcacctcacaccagtcaggatggccactatccaaacaTGGAATAGTTTGGATACAACAGCACATGcaggcgaggatgtggagaaaggggaaccctcctaacactgctggggggaatgtaaattagttcagacattgtggaaagcagtatggaggttcctcaaaaagctcaaaatagaaatatcatttgaccccggaattccacttcaaggaatgtaccctaagaatgcagcagcccagtttggaaaggCCCCTAAGAGGAGggacccctttgtttattgctgcactatttacaatagccgagaaatggaagaaacctcaGTATCCAGCAATAGATGAATAGACAAagtagaggtggtacatatatacaatggaatattattcattcagccataaaaagaaaacaaatcctaccattttcgtcaacatggatggagctggagggtattatgctcagtgaaataagccaggcggagaaagacaagtaccaaatgatttcattcatctgtggagtatgaatacaaagcaaaaatggaaaaaacaaatcggcagcagactcatagaaccgaagaatggatgaacagttCCGAGGGGGACAGGgactgggatgggtgggtgggaatggaggaataagtagattaaggggcattatgattaacacccGTAATACAGGGGGTGCACGGGGGAAggaagtgtagcacagagaggacaagtattgacgctacagcatcttactatgctgatgggacagtgactgcaatggggttatgtggtggagacttgataaataagatgtggtacatatatacaatgaaataagtcaggtggagaaagacaagtaccaaacagGTCACTTGAAGAAAAACCATGATAAATTAAAGGTGTATAGTATAAACCTTAAAGCACCCCTTACAATAACGGTGTCATAGCCAACGACCCAACAAAGGTTACAAAATGGAATCACAGAAATGCAGTGCActgaaaggaaggaagacagagaacaaaaaggaaacaaagaagatgGGACAGACAGCAAAGACAACAGACCACAAGCTACCCACTTACACCAATAATTGTGTCACATGGAAGTGGTCTCAACACCCCAGTTAACAGGCACAAATGGTCAGACTGGATAAAAAGGTAGGACCCAATCacatgctgtctacaagaaaatcacttaaaatagaAAGATGCAaacttaaaagtaaaaggatggaataAGATTCAGCATACCCAAAGAAGTCTGGGGAGGCTCTATAAATGTCAGAGAAAGTCCATGTCAGAATACTAACAGACACAAAATGGGCCATTTCTGAACGACAAAGTGGTTAATTAACCAAGAGATACAACAGTCTTCAGTGTTTACATACCTAACCATAAACATGAATCAAAAAACCGGAGGAACTGCAAGgcaaaatacgcaaaccacaacttGGATCACAGTGTTTCGGTGTCTGGAAAAATCACATGCACCAAGTTTTCCTTAGGCAGCAGGCCCTTGGCTTACATAGGCACCAAGAAGAAGCCACACACTGCAATGAATTCGGGGTTGTCATTAGGAAAGCTGTCCACAATTGTGTGCTGAATGCAATAAGccgcatacatgcacacaccactTTTGTAGCATTCCACTTAAATGAGGGACCCAGAAGAGCCAAAGCCATAGAGACAGAGGGGAGGATGGTGGGTGCCAGGGACCGGAAGGGAGACTAGACTGGGCAGGTGTTCTTTAACGGGTGCACAGTGTCAATTAGGAGATGGGAAAGTAGGGGGCGGCTACAAAATTTTTCAAAGTGCTCATTGCTGCAGAACTATCCCCTCAAAAATGGCtcaagtggtaaattttatgttattttaccacagtaaatattgaaaaagaaaaacgagACTCAGATGACCGGGTGAAAAGCAGAGGCCTGTAGCTTAGGAGGAGCCGCCTGGCTTACGGCAGGCCTTCAAGTGGCTGATGTCCGGGCTGTGTCTGTGCCCCCGTGCACCCCCACCTTCACAAAACATCCCCCTGTGTCCTGAACTGGACGTTTTCCCACTAAGTCTTTTTGTGCATGTGACATTTTACTCATAGGATACACAAAAGATGGTGACATTTCTGGCTCCAGCTGATACACACGATCAGAAGTTTCATACAGAGAATAGACTTTCTTCATTGGAACTGAGGGGCAGACTCTGGGAAATCCATAGACTTGCTGAAATTGTAGGCACCATTTGAAGTGGGCGTGAGCACGGATACCACAGTCTCTGATTCCAGGTCCTCAAAATGTTCTCTTGGGCTCAAAGGTGCCTGAGGGGTGAGGATGCGTCCCCTGAACCTAGTGTCAGTGAACACTGAGCACAAGAGCTCTGTTCTGCCAAGTATTTTAAAGTTAACTTTCCCTTGAGTCCAAGTCAATGTACCTGGGATCTTTCTTACATACCTACGTCACTCTTGTAGGGCTGACTGTTTCTGCTTACCCTGAACTTCCTAGCCACTCACTAGACATGCTCTGTAGGAGAACATGACAGAGGGCGAGAGTCCACCCGTGTGTCAAGTGGAGAGTGGAGAGGACACGTCATCTGTGGGGGAGGGCTGAAAGGTGACCTGGACGGCTCGAGGATCATCTTGGGGGGTGGTCAGACCTTGGGCCAGTGGCAGGAGACACTGTTTGCCCCTGTTCGGATTGGACTGGCAGTTGCCTGCTTTTCCTTCAAACTGGTTGCTAGGTTGCAGCAACCTATGACCTCACGAGGGTTCCAACCCTCCTGGTTGGCAGGTGCTTGGCAGCACAGGTAGCCAGAAGCATCTTCGCAGAGCTTTTTCCACTCCTAGCGTCTCCTCAGCTGGAGTAGGGATAACGGGCTCACGTTCAGTGAGAATCCACAGAAGGAGTTTGGACAGGGTCTGGTCCCAGAGAAGGCAGGAGTTGGGGACAAATCATGGCCAGTGTTTCATCGAGTTCCCAGGCCGTGAGCCAGAGTCCCCAGCCCGGCCCCTCCGGGAACCCGCCGGAGGTGATGCTGGGGGCAGAAAGACCAGGGCCGCCAGGTGAGGCAGCGGAGGCACGAGGGGCTTGAGGAGGGGGTGCCGACGGCAGGAAGGCCTACCCAGGGGGGGCTTGTGCGCAGGAAGGAGAGACTCAGAATGCCAGGGACTGGAGGGTGAGGCTGTAGGCGTGGGGACAAGGGCGCACACGGGGAAGGGCAGGCACCTGGAGGAGTTATCTAAATGAGGGAGAGTGCTGAGAACGGGGAGATGGAACAATGGCAAAGTGGATGGGGGGCAGAAGGCTGCCAGCAAAGGACAAGGTTGGAGAGATGGCTGGGGACAAGGCCACGGTCTGCGACAGCAGAGGCGCTGGGGGCAGCTTGTCTTTTGGGGGTACTTGGAGTGGTGTGGGAGGGGACACGGGGACCGAGGGATGATCCCAAAGACAACAGCTGGACGCTGTCGCCTGGTTTCTTTACCCAGCAGCCCAGGCACACAGCAGCCCTCTGCCAGAGGGCTGCGGCCGGCACGGGAAGCGGCAGAGGGCGGCCACTCGCCAGGAGGAGTcggaggaggaggcagccccGGGCAAGGCGGAAGCCTGGGTCGTGGTCAGGCTGTGTGGCCTCAAGATGAGGCTGAAGCAACGGCGGGTGTCCCCGGTGCTGCCCAAGCACCACGAGGCCTTCAAAAGGCTGCCTGGTAGGGGGAACCCTGAGCCCATTCCCCTTGAGAGAAACTTCCAGCGACTATACTTTTGTAATGGAAAAGAATTCTCTGCCGGTTGGTGACCTCTCTGCTCCCAGAGGACTCCTCCGGGGTCACTTAGAAATGGCTGCCAGTAAAGGAGAAGGATGGAGAGATGGCTGGGGAGAAGGCCGCGGTCTGCAACAGCAGAGACACTGGGGACAGCTTGTCTTTTGGGGGTACTTGGAGTGGAGTGGGAGGGGACACAGGGACCGAGGGATGATCCCAAAGACAACAGCTGGACGCTGTCGCCTGGTTTCTTTGCCCGGCAGCCCAGGCACACAGCAGCCCAATGCCAGCGGACTCCGGCCGGCGCAGGAAGCGGGCGAGGCCGGCTGCTCTCCAGGAGGAGTcggaggaggaggcagccccGGGCGAGGAGGACGCCTGGGACCCAGACATGCTGCGCGGCCTCAAGATGAGGCTGAAGCGACGGCGGGTGTCCCCGGTGCTGCCCGAGCACCACGAGGCCTTCAAAAGGCTGCTTGGTAGGGGGAACCCTGAGCCCATTCCCCTTGAGAGAAACTTCCAGCGACTATGCTTTTCCAATGGAAAAGAATTCCCTGCCAGTTGGTGACCTCTCTGCTGCCAGAGGACTCCTCCGGGGTCACTTAGAAATGAGGGAGGATTAGGCCAGAGGCAGAAGCAATCTGCACTTGGCACACGAAAGCTCG
Coding sequences within it:
- the LOC108393817 gene encoding putative speedy protein E7, with protein sequence MASVSSSSQAVSQSPQPGPSGNPPEVMLGAERPGPPAQAHSSPLPEGCGRHGKRQRAATRQEESEEEAAPGKAEAWVVVRLCGLKMRLKQRRVSPVLPKHHEAFKRLPAQAHSSPMPADSGRRRKRARPAALQEESEEEAAPGEEDAWDPDMLRGLKMRLKRRRVSPVLPEHHEAFKRLLGDRVVKRFLAWDKNLRVSDKYLLAMVIAYFSRAGLPPRQYQRIHFFVALYLANDMEEDDEGPKQAILWLLYKNNRAQRLLFHQRRVQFAQSMGWKAWVSREECEEIQAFDPELPVWRRDRSLLAV